The Urocitellus parryii isolate mUroPar1 chromosome 6, mUroPar1.hap1, whole genome shotgun sequence genome includes a window with the following:
- the Pigbos1 gene encoding protein PIGBOS1 — protein MFGRLTLPQLLFAGVLGFAGGIYIYQPIFEQYSREQKELKEKAKLAQVSEEKKS, from the coding sequence ATGTTTGGGAGATTGACTCTTCCACAACTGCTTTTTGCTGGAGTCCTTGGATTTGCTGgaggaatatatatttatcaacCAATATTTGAACAATATTCCAGAGAACAgaaggaattaaaagaaaaggcGAAATTGGCACAAGTATCAGAGGAGAAGAAAAGTTAA